The Streptomyces laurentii genome contains a region encoding:
- a CDS encoding hypothetical protein (identified by MetaGeneAnnotator; putative;~sequence version:1), whose translation MEHAIERLVVRHTLRVPAPEGSAGQGADAARQFDVALMSVGFKLSGGLLAALAGYERPAVEAIATRTLATVRELVGDHVDHNVYFKDFPAGVPDTRDFWNECVAQALTADAETRADVLDQLRRGFVDLLSLPLYGRYQHTYEEMLAAHDGLIASARDRVTVLHLGGTLEDETGALYRALAGSTTPLGPEHLADLAVLAAHRADGPQPDAIPIRESRAVVNKARLLAGRGPLLDTVTDVLRLACALSDGDVTLRERTRFRALSRPHRRALLAGLDAVLATAPGKYADVGLYREVWKRLGERLHPHEYPQWPHAAAVFAIARGERRVPSLTAGVEELLGRGDVTQAADLLAREAPGLLLRSLDRLLRTAATDEDREAVLAALERAASGGSGRVLLSVREHVQNRTEQSAPQRVFVNRSGGAWAVGDTRAPLPAAVRDRVLAVLDAEIGRRLDAPAHLLVDPDMLDVALPLSGRATTAGLGVLPRGSLSPVEGDLLRFFTYWKQTERGTDYDLSAVVLRDDYETETWLSYTNLRSMEGAHSGDITDAPDGASEFIDLRLGAVTGRFVVPQVNIYAGEGFDEVAESFFGFMLRDAEQGGRPFEPRTVRLKSDLRGPGRVALPLAFRRDDEGRWQARWLHLYLKGQPSGNRIEENRVTLALLVRALVERTPLTVRHLLGLMAEKGTRTTVWDGRTVPDEPVVYLGLEPPVALAPGSRVITPENLRDMIPA comes from the coding sequence ATGGAGCACGCAATCGAACGTCTGGTCGTCCGGCACACCCTTCGCGTCCCCGCGCCCGAGGGGAGCGCCGGCCAAGGCGCGGACGCGGCCCGGCAGTTCGACGTGGCCCTGATGTCCGTGGGATTCAAACTGTCCGGCGGACTCCTGGCCGCGCTGGCCGGGTACGAGCGGCCCGCGGTCGAGGCGATCGCCACCCGCACCCTCGCCACGGTCCGCGAGCTCGTCGGCGACCACGTCGACCACAACGTCTACTTCAAGGACTTCCCGGCCGGCGTGCCCGACACCCGGGACTTCTGGAACGAGTGCGTCGCCCAGGCGCTGACCGCCGACGCCGAGACCCGCGCCGACGTCCTCGACCAGCTGCGCCGGGGCTTCGTCGACCTGCTGAGCCTGCCCCTCTACGGGCGCTACCAGCACACGTACGAGGAGATGCTCGCCGCCCACGACGGGCTGATCGCCTCCGCCCGGGACCGGGTGACCGTGCTGCACCTCGGCGGCACCCTGGAGGACGAGACCGGCGCGCTCTACCGGGCGCTCGCCGGCAGCACCACCCCGCTCGGCCCCGAGCACCTGGCCGACCTGGCCGTCCTCGCCGCGCACCGCGCCGACGGCCCGCAGCCGGACGCGATCCCGATCCGGGAGAGCCGCGCCGTCGTCAACAAGGCGCGTCTGCTGGCCGGTCGCGGGCCGCTGCTCGACACCGTCACCGACGTGCTCCGGCTGGCCTGCGCGCTCTCCGACGGTGACGTCACCCTGCGCGAGCGCACCCGCTTCCGCGCGCTGTCCCGGCCGCACCGGCGCGCCCTGCTCGCCGGGCTCGACGCGGTCCTCGCCACGGCGCCCGGCAAGTACGCCGACGTGGGCCTGTACCGCGAGGTGTGGAAGCGGCTCGGCGAGCGGCTGCACCCGCACGAGTACCCCCAGTGGCCGCACGCCGCCGCGGTGTTCGCGATCGCGCGGGGCGAGCGCCGGGTGCCCTCGCTCACCGCCGGGGTCGAGGAACTGCTCGGCCGGGGCGACGTCACCCAGGCCGCCGACCTGCTCGCCCGTGAGGCGCCCGGTCTGCTGCTGCGCTCCCTGGACCGGCTGCTGCGCACCGCCGCGACGGACGAGGACCGCGAGGCCGTCCTCGCCGCCCTCGAACGGGCCGCGTCCGGCGGGTCCGGCCGGGTGCTGCTCTCCGTCCGCGAGCACGTCCAGAACCGCACCGAACAGAGCGCGCCCCAGCGGGTGTTCGTGAACCGGTCCGGCGGGGCCTGGGCCGTCGGTGACACCCGCGCGCCGCTCCCCGCCGCCGTACGCGACCGCGTCCTCGCCGTCCTCGACGCCGAGATTGGGCGCCGCCTCGACGCGCCCGCGCACCTGCTGGTCGACCCGGACATGCTGGACGTGGCGCTGCCGCTGAGCGGCCGGGCGACGACCGCCGGCCTCGGCGTGCTGCCGCGCGGCTCCCTCTCGCCGGTCGAGGGCGACCTGCTGCGTTTCTTCACGTACTGGAAGCAGACCGAACGCGGCACCGACTACGACCTGTCCGCGGTGGTCCTGCGCGACGACTACGAGACCGAGACCTGGCTGTCGTACACCAACCTCCGATCCATGGAAGGCGCGCACTCCGGCGACATCACCGACGCGCCCGACGGAGCCTCGGAGTTCATCGATCTGCGGCTCGGCGCGGTGACCGGACGGTTCGTCGTGCCGCAGGTGAACATCTACGCGGGGGAGGGCTTCGACGAGGTCGCCGAGTCGTTCTTCGGCTTCATGCTGCGCGACGCCGAGCAGGGCGGGCGGCCCTTCGAACCGCGGACCGTGCGCCTGAAGTCCGACCTGCGCGGGCCCGGCCGGGTCGCGCTGCCGCTGGCCTTCCGGCGTGACGACGAGGGCCGCTGGCAGGCCCGTTGGCTGCACCTGTACCTGAAGGGGCAGCCGTCGGGTAACCGGATCGAGGAGAACAGGGTGACCCTCGCGCTCCTCGTCCGCGCCCTGGTCGAGCGCACTCCGCTGACGGTCCGTCATCTCCTGGGCCTGATGGCCGAGAAGGGCACGCGGACCACGGTGTGGGACGGGCGGACCGTACCGGACGAGCCGGTCGTCTACCTCGGCCTGGAGCCGCCCGTCGCGCTGGCACCGGGCTCCCGGGTGATCACCCCGGAAAATCTGCGCGACATGATTCCCGCCTGA
- a CDS encoding malto-oligosyltrehalose synthase (Alpha amylase catalytic domain found in maltooligosyl trehalose synthase (MTSase); cd11336;~Malto-oligosyltrehalose synthase, partial [Streptomyces venezuelae ATCC10712];~catalytic site [active];~identified by MetaGeneAnnotator; putative;~malto-oligosyltrehalose synthase; TIGR02401), with amino-acid sequence MTSSVQRALPTATYRLQLGPDFPFAAAARAAPRLAGLGISHLHLSPVWEAVPGSAHGYDVTDPRRVRAELGGEDGLRALAATAREHGLGLVLDLVPNHMAASPRHNRVLWEVLREGPESPYARWFDIDWAAGDGRVLLPVLPARLPDVRDRLRVADGVLALDGPQGPEFPLRAGTEGLPPDELLDAQWYRLGWWRLARTELNYRRFFTVSDLIGVRMEDPDVFAATHTKVRELVADGVVEGLRIDHPDGLADPEGYLSRLEEATGGRCWIVVEKILTGAEQLPGAWPVAGTTGYDALRQVDGLFTDALGADELADIYREFTGKAGDRGGYWEATVRRAAYKVVTHELASEIVALTRSAGRICAAEPALRDHAPWALHTAIRELLVRVPVYRPYRVGGERVLTAEAARGAKAAFAVPEEATAVDVVRGLALGTYGDGTEHRAFRARFAQTASALRAKSVEDTAFYRYTPLLSANEVGGDPGRPAVSPDEFHAFCARLARDWPATGTVLSTHDTKRSADVRAGIAVLSQCPERWAELLAEVTGGTDGADSAAAPDPHLAWTAWQTAFGFGSPDPERLGPALLKSVREAGLHTNWTEPDAGYERAVADFVAAGPGRIPLRGPDGGAAGLEPHIRAHVLGATLVQLTMPGVPELYQNTEREYRALVDPDNRAPFASGPDDDKTVVVRAALRLRREHPELFGPAGTYTPLTATGPAARHCLAFARTGRVLTAVTRLSLLLAETGGWQDTTLVLPEGRWADLLDDVREFTGGPDTPVKLTELFEARPVTLLVRK; translated from the coding sequence ATGACGTCCTCCGTGCAGCGGGCGCTGCCCACCGCCACCTACCGGCTCCAGCTCGGGCCGGACTTCCCGTTCGCCGCCGCCGCGCGCGCCGCGCCGCGCCTGGCCGGGCTCGGGATCTCGCATCTGCACCTGTCCCCGGTGTGGGAGGCCGTGCCCGGTTCGGCGCACGGCTACGACGTGACCGATCCCCGGCGGGTACGGGCCGAGCTGGGCGGCGAGGACGGGCTGCGGGCGCTCGCGGCGACGGCGCGGGAGCACGGGCTCGGCCTGGTCCTGGACCTGGTGCCCAACCACATGGCGGCCTCGCCGCGGCACAACCGCGTCCTGTGGGAGGTGCTGCGGGAGGGGCCCGAGTCGCCGTACGCCCGCTGGTTCGACATCGACTGGGCGGCGGGGGACGGCCGGGTGCTGCTGCCGGTCCTTCCGGCCCGGCTTCCGGACGTACGGGACCGGCTGCGGGTGGCGGACGGGGTGCTCGCGCTCGACGGGCCACAGGGGCCGGAGTTCCCGCTGCGGGCCGGCACCGAGGGACTGCCGCCGGACGAGCTCCTCGACGCCCAGTGGTACCGGCTCGGCTGGTGGCGACTGGCCCGCACCGAGCTGAACTACCGGCGGTTCTTCACCGTCTCCGACCTCATCGGGGTGCGGATGGAGGATCCGGACGTGTTCGCGGCGACGCACACGAAGGTGCGGGAACTGGTCGCGGACGGGGTGGTGGAGGGGCTGCGGATCGACCATCCGGACGGGCTCGCCGACCCGGAGGGCTATCTGTCCCGTCTGGAGGAGGCGACCGGCGGGCGGTGCTGGATCGTGGTGGAGAAGATCCTCACCGGGGCGGAGCAGCTGCCCGGCGCGTGGCCGGTGGCGGGGACGACGGGGTACGACGCGCTGCGGCAGGTGGACGGCCTGTTCACGGATGCGCTCGGCGCGGACGAACTCGCGGATATCTACCGGGAGTTCACCGGCAAGGCCGGGGACCGGGGCGGCTACTGGGAGGCCACGGTCCGGCGCGCCGCGTACAAGGTGGTGACCCACGAACTGGCCTCTGAGATCGTGGCGTTGACCCGTTCGGCCGGGCGGATCTGCGCGGCCGAACCCGCGCTGCGCGATCACGCGCCGTGGGCGCTGCACACGGCGATCCGCGAACTCCTCGTACGGGTCCCGGTCTACCGCCCCTACCGCGTCGGCGGCGAGCGGGTGCTCACGGCGGAGGCGGCGCGGGGCGCGAAGGCGGCGTTCGCGGTGCCGGAGGAGGCGACTGCGGTGGACGTCGTACGCGGCCTGGCCCTCGGTACGTACGGAGACGGCACCGAACACCGGGCGTTCCGGGCCCGGTTCGCGCAGACCGCGTCGGCGCTCCGGGCCAAGTCGGTGGAGGACACCGCCTTCTACCGCTACACCCCGCTGCTGTCCGCCAACGAGGTGGGCGGCGATCCGGGCCGTCCGGCGGTCTCCCCCGACGAGTTCCACGCCTTCTGCGCCCGTCTGGCCCGGGACTGGCCGGCCACCGGGACGGTGCTCAGCACCCATGACACCAAGCGCAGCGCGGACGTACGGGCGGGAATCGCGGTCCTGTCCCAGTGCCCGGAGCGCTGGGCGGAGCTGCTCGCGGAGGTGACGGGCGGGACGGACGGGGCGGACAGTGCGGCCGCGCCCGATCCGCATCTGGCGTGGACGGCCTGGCAGACCGCGTTCGGCTTCGGCTCCCCGGATCCGGAGCGGCTGGGCCCGGCCCTGCTGAAGTCCGTACGGGAGGCGGGGCTGCACACCAACTGGACTGAGCCGGACGCCGGTTACGAGCGGGCGGTGGCCGACTTCGTGGCGGCGGGCCCGGGCCGGATCCCGCTGCGCGGCCCCGACGGAGGCGCGGCCGGCCTCGAACCCCACATCCGGGCCCACGTCCTGGGCGCCACGCTGGTCCAGCTGACGATGCCGGGGGTGCCGGAGCTGTACCAGAACACCGAGCGCGAGTACCGGGCGCTGGTCGACCCGGACAACCGGGCGCCGTTCGCGAGCGGCCCGGACGACGACAAGACGGTCGTGGTGCGGGCCGCGCTCCGGCTGCGCCGCGAACACCCGGAGCTCTTCGGCCCGGCGGGCACGTACACCCCGCTGACCGCGACCGGCCCGGCCGCCCGGCACTGTCTGGCCTTCGCCCGCACCGGCCGGGTGCTGACCGCCGTCACCCGGCTGTCGCTGCTGCTCGCGGAGACGGGTGGCTGGCAGGACACCACGCTGGTGCTGCCGGAGGGCCGCTGGGCCGATCTCCTCGACGACGTACGGGAGTTCACGGGTGGCCCCGACACTCCGGTGAAGCTCACTGAGCTGTTCGAGGCCCGGCCCGTGACGCTGCTCGTACGGAAGTAA